One genomic segment of Capricornis sumatraensis isolate serow.1 chromosome 6, serow.2, whole genome shotgun sequence includes these proteins:
- the LZTS1 gene encoding leucine zipper putative tumor suppressor 1, with translation MGSVSSLISGHGFHSKHCRASQYKLRKSSHLKKLNRYSDGLLRFGFSQDSGHGKSSSKMGKSEDFFYIKVSQKARGSHRPDYTALSSGDLGGQAGVDFDPSTPPKLLPFSNQLEMGSEKGAVRPTAFKPVLPRSGAILHSSPESASHQLHPAPLDKPKEQELKPSLCSGALSDSGRNSMSSLPTHSTSSSYQLDPLVTPVGPASRFGGSAHNITQSIVLQDSNMMSLKALSFSDGGSKLAHASKDKGSVRSPISTDQCTIQELEKQLLEREGELQRLHRSFEEKELAASQPYEERPRRCKDELEGLEAKGKMKVAAQKSQRAQQVLHLQVLQLQQEKRQLRQELESLMKEQDLLETKLRSYEKEKTSFAPALEETQWEVCQKSGEISLLKQQLKESQTEINAKASEILNLKAQLKDTRGRLESLELKTQDLESALRTKGLELEVCENELQRKKNEAELLREKVNLLEQELLELRAQAALQRSRDAAALGPASADDVPALQRELERLRAELKEERQGHDQMSSGFQHERLVWKEEKEKVIQYQKQLQQSYLAMYQRNQRLEKALQQLARGDGAGEPFEIDLEGADIPYEDIIATEI, from the exons ATGGGCAGCGTCAGCAGCCTCATCTCCGGCCACGGCTTCCACAGCAAGCACTGCCGGGCCTCGCAGTACAAGCTGCGCAAGTCTTCCCACCTCAAGAAGCTCAACCGCTATTCAGACGGGCTGCTGAGGTTCGGCTTCTCCCAAGACTCAGGGCATGGCAAGTCCAGCTCCAAAATGGGCAAGAGCGAAGACTTCTTCTACATCAAGGTCAGCCAGAAGGCCCGGGGCTCCCACCGCCCTGATTACACGGCACTGTCCAGTGGGGACCTAGGGGGCCAGGCAGGGGTGGACTTCGACCCGTCCACTCCCCCAAAGCTCTTGCCCTTCTCCAATCAGCTAGAGATG GGTTCTGAGAAAGGTGCTGTGAGACCCACGGCCTTCAAGCCAGTGCTGCCACGGTCAGGCGCCATCCTCCACTCATCCCCTGAGAGCGCCAGCCACCAGCTGCATCCCGCACCTCTGGACAAGCCCAAGGAGCAGGAACTGAAGCCCAGCCTGTGCTCCGGGGCATTGTCCGACTCTGGCCGGAACTCCATGTCCAGCCTGCCCACCCACAGTACCAGCAGCAGCTACCAGCTGGACCCGCTGGTCACTCCGGTGGGGCCCGCCAGCCGTTTTGGGGGCTCAGCCCACAACATCACACAGAGCATTGTCCTCCAAGACAGCAACATGATGAGCCTGAAGGCCCTGTCTTTCTCCGACGGGGGCAGCAAGCTGGCCCACGCAAGCAAGGACAAGGGCTCTGTGCGCTCCCCCATCTCCACGGACCAGTGCACCATCCAGGAGCTGGAGAAGCAGCTGCTGGAGAGGGAGGGTGAGCTGCAGAGACTGCACCGCAGCTTCGAGGAGAAGGAGCTGGCCGCCAGCCAACCTTATGAGGAGCGGCCGCGGCGCTGCAAGGATGAGCTGGAGGGGCTGGAAGCTAAGGGCAAGATGAAGGTGGCTGCACAGAAGAGCCAGCGTGCCCAGCAGGTCCTGCATCTCCAGGTGCTCCAGCTCCAGCAGGAGAAACGGCAGCTCCGGCAGGAACTCGAGAGCCTCATGAAGGAGCAGGACCTGCTGGAGACCAAACTCAGGTCTTATGAGAAGGAGAAGACCAGCTTTGCCCCTGCACTGGAGGAGACGCAGTGGGAG GTGTGCCAGAAGTCCGGAGAGATCTCCCTCCTGAAGCAGCAGCTGAAGGAGTCCCAAACAGAGATCAACGCCAAGGCCAGCGAGATCCTCAACCTGAAGGCTCAGCTGAAGGACACGCGGGGCCGCCTGGAGAGTTTGGAGCTGAAGACGCAGGACTTGGAGAGCGCGCTGCGCACCAAGGGCCTGGAGCTGGAGGTGTGTGAAAACGAGCTGCAGCGCAAGAAGAACGAGGCGGAGCTCCTGCGGGAGAAGGTGAACCTGCTGGAGCAGGAGCTGCTGGAGCTGCGGGCCCAGGCCGCCCTGCAGCGGAGCAGGGACGCGGCCGCCCTGGGTCCCGCCTCCGCGGACGACGTGCCCGCCCTTCAGCGCGAGCTGGAGAGGCTGCGCGCAGAGCTCAAGGAGGAGCGGCAGGGGCACGACCAGATGTCCTCCGGCTTCCAGCACGAGCGGCTGGtgtggaaggaggagaaggagaaagtgaTCCAGTACCAGAAGCAGCTGCAGCAGAGCTACCTGGCCATGTACCAACGGAACCAGCGCCTGGAGAAGGCACTGCAGCAGCTGGCCCGCGGGGACGGGGCGGGGGAGCCCTTTGAGATCGACCTTGAAGGGGCTGACATCCCCTACGAGGACATCATCGCCACCGAGATCTGA